The genomic DNA ACACCTTTCAAATTCATAATCACCTCCCGCAAGCTTGAAAATGGTGAGTATCCGCATCTACAAATCGATGATGAAACTGAAGCAGAGAAGATTTATCTTAAAGGTTTGGAATTGAATCAGGTTGGTTCGGTAATGAAGTCCATTCTGCAGAAAGATGTCTCCCACGATATTGTTGAACATGTATATTCGATATCTAATGGAAATCCTTTTATAGTAGAGGAGATCACCCGATATTTTCATGATGCAGACAAGTTGATCTTATTGGGTGACCGATATTACCAAAAAGATTCGCTATTAGATCTTCCGAAAAGGGTGAAATCTTTTATTCAAGGGCGAATAAATCGACTGGAACCACAATTAAAAAAGACAATTCAAATAGCCAGTATTCTGGGAAATGAATTTTCAGTCGAATTATTATGTAAAATTGTCGCTAGTGTAGCCAAACAGGGGAATGATCTGAATGAATCATTGATTAAAGAGTATGTAGAACTTGGAGAAAAGGAGTATATCTGGCATGTCTTGAGTGATAATAAGTATGCCTTCAACCACGCACTCTTACGTGATGTCATATACCAGATGCTGTTGAAAAAAGAGCAAAAGATACTAAACCTATTAGCTGCTAAGATTTTAAATGATATATATCCGGGAGATCAATCAATATCAGAGAAAATTGCTGAACATTATGAAAAAGCAAATGAGAGGGAGAAAGCAATTCTTTATTATACCAAAGCGGGTTACTATGAGAAAGAGCAGTATAATATCGAAACCAGCTTAGAGAATTATCATAAAGCTTTGCGATTATTGAAAAAAGTTCGTAAACTTGACGAAATCGATGAAAGCGAAATTCTCAATAGCATCGGTTCTGTTTTTTTTCTCAAGGACAATCACGACGATGCCTTGACTTATTATAAACGAGCATTAGATATTCGCAAAAAGAATCTCGGTTCACACCATCCGGAGACAGCCACAATACACAAAAATATCGGTAAAGCTTATCTTCAGAAAGGAGAATTAGAAAAGGCGTTCCAAAGTATTGAATTAGCTCACTCAATTCATAACGAGGTTTTGGGGGCTAAGCATCCAGAAACAACCGATAGTCTCTACAATCTAGGTGCTGTTTATAAAGAAAAGGGAGATTTTGACAAAGCCCTTAACTGCTTTAATGAAGCATTATCAATCAATGAAGAAATTCCCGGTGAGCATAGTATAAGAATCAGTGATAATCTTAATGCTATTGGGGTCATCTATATCAATAAGGGAGATTTTGATAAAGCCCTTGAATACTTCCAACTGGCAAAAAAGAATAACGAGCAAGTCTTGAGAAAAAGACATCCGAAAATAGCAATAAATTTGTATAATATGGGGATTGCTTATTATTACAAAGGGAATTATCAAGGTGCAATTGAGTATTTCGAAATGGCTTTATCTATCTGGAGAGACGTTCTGGGTGAACGAAATTCGAATACAGCTGATTGTATTATATGTATTGCCTCGATATTATCGAAAACTAGTCAGTATAAAAAATCTCTAAACTATCTCGAGCAGGCATTATCAATTATTAGAGAAACACTGGGTGAAGATCATCCGGACACAGCTTATGTTTTGGATAGAATTAGTGCTGTCCATATTCGTAACGGAGATTATAACAATGCTCTGATTTATAGTCAAAAAGCTCTCTCTATCGATAAAAAATACCATGGTGACCGACATATCAAAATAGCAGATGATCTAACGAATTTGGGGGTTATTTATGCTAATAAAGCTGAGTTTAAAAAGTCCCTTGATTGCCTTGAAGAGGCATTATCAATCAATAAAGAAATTTTTGGGGTGATGCATCAACGCGCCGCTTATTGTATCAGTCTTTTAGGTGAGGTTTATCAAGAACAGGGAGATATCGAAACAGCATTGAAATATCATACTAAGGCAATATCAATAAGGAAAAAAGTATTGGGGGATCGTCATCCGGATACAGCCGACAGTATAACGAATCTTGGTGTTACCCTCATCCACAAAGGGGATTATGACAGGGCTATGAGGTATCTTGAACAGTCAATGAGTATCTATCAGGAAGTTATCGGAGATAAAGGCATCAAAACAGCAGTCATTCTAAAAAGTATCGGCACTATTTATCTGCATAAAGGAGAGTTTGATAAGTCGTTACAATATTTAGAGCAGTCACTTTCTATCTTGAATGATATTACCGATGATAATCACCCTGAGAGGGCTAACTGTCTTTTCGAGGTTGGGAAAGTCTATTATCGGCAAAAAAAATATGATAGGGCATTAGAGTTTTTCACTCAAGCTTTGTCGATAAGAACCCATATTCTGGGAAAGAATCATCCTGATACAATTAAAGCCAAAACCAGTTTAGCTAAAACCTACGCAAAAAAAAGGATAAAGAAAAAGATTGGCAAGGTTTCCCGCAAAGGTGCATAAGTAGATTTAGATAAACCCGCTGATTTATGTTTTATTTAGGAGTGAATTTTTAATGCATCTGATCTTGATTTTTCCTGAGAACATCAGATGACATAAAGAACTGAAAGAGAAATATGAGTATCAACTTGAGAAAGTATCGAAATAAAGAACGCTTTGGTGATGATTACCATCAAGTTTGTGATTTTCTTGTCCGGATTAATGAAGGAATTGTCACTAAACCAAATTTTCTTTGGGGTAGATGGGTTTGGATGATCAGTCGACCTGTTGATAATGAGGATCAGAGGAACCTGATAGGTTTATGGGAAGATAATGGCGTAATAGTTGCTTTAGCTACTTTTGAACTCTGTTTCGGAGAGATCCATATCTGTATTGATAATAACTATCGGTTTCTGCTTCCTGAAATCATTGACTATACTGAAGAAAACCTTTCAGCAGAGGGAAGATCGAGGATCATTATCTCTGACAATGACAGAGATCTACAGAGAATAGCAATAGTGAAGGGCTACTTACCAAGTCAGGACAGAGAGCCGGTGTCGGTTTTGGATATGAGGACTGATCTTAACTATACCTTACCCGATGGTTTTAGAATAATCAGTATGGCAGATGGCTGGGATTTTTACCAATATAACCGCGTCATGTGGCGTGGTTTCGATCATGATGGTGAACCTTCACAAGAGCGAGAAGATATTGAATGGAGAGAGACTATGCTGAGCAGTCCTCATATCATTCCTGAATTGGTTCTGGCTGTCGTTGAACCTAATGGTAATTATGCTTCTCATTGTGCACTCTGGTATATTCCCGGTACTAATTATGCCTATGTTGAACCGGTTGCTACTGATCATACATATAGAAAAATGGGTTTAGGAAAGGCCGTTGTTTTAGAAGCTATTATGCGAGCTGGCAAGTTAGGAGCAAAAGAGATCTATGTCTATTCAGACCAGCAATTTTATTGCAATCTCGGTTTTTATCCAGTTGTTTCTGAAACATGGTGGGAGAAGAGACTTTGATTTTCTTCTAATTTAGAGGACAGATTTTTTGGGTTAGTTATCTAATTATCTTATGAAACTAGAAAGATAATTTGTAATGAAAACCCCACTCAGTTTGCTAAGTGGGGTTTTTCTATTATAATGCAAATTAAGGATCAAGATTCCTTGACTTGAACTCCACAGAGAGTATCTGATACCGGGCATTTTTGTTTGATGTACTTTTTAAGCTTCTCGATGTTTTCTTTTGGTGAAGGGGAATCGAAATGCATTTTATATCTGATCACCTGGTATCCGGGTCTGACATCTTGATTGATGCCGAGAAACCCTTCCGGATCAAGATCACCTTCCAAATCGACATGAAATCCTTTCAGATCAACATCGAATTTTTTAGCAAAGGCGGCTGCACAAATCGACATACATCCACCCAGTGAGTTAAGTAACATCTCAACCGGGTTCATTGCCTTATCATCTCCACCTAATTGTGGCGGTTCGTCTATCCCGACTTTAAATCCTCTGGAAGTACCTTCGCAGTAAGTTTTATCTCCTAACCACTTTACAGTTGCTTTAAATGTTGTAGTTGCCATATTATTACTCCTTAATCTTTTTCTTCCGATAATATAAGGAGTTAAATGAATAAAGCAACCAGAACTCATACTTAATGAGCTCATCTTTTACCGATTCTGTTGCAGAGCGAATACTATATATATCAGCAAGAGTAAGAATAAAATATCTAAAAAAGGTAGGTCTATTTCAGTACGTTCAGTTCTTTCCCGACCTTGACAAATGATTCAATTGCTCTGTCCAGATGATAAAGCGAATGAGCAGCCGAGAGTTGGACACGAATACGTGCTTGTCCTACCGGAACTACCGGATAAGTAAAGCCGATCACATAAACCCCTTCCTGTAGAAGTTTATCAGCCATCTGAATAGCCAGAGGTTCATTGTAGATCATAACGGGAACAATTGCTGTATCTCCATGAATTATGTCAAAACCCGCCTCGATCATTCCTTTTCTGAAATACTTGGCATTGGTCATCAGGTGAGCTCTGAAGTTGTTAGATTCTGTTAGTATATCAATGATCTTAATAACTGTTGCCACAATTGGCGGAGCTATAGTATTGGAGAAGATATAGGGGCGTGATCTTTGCCGAAGAAATTCGATAAGCTCTCGAGAACCTGAAATACATCCTCCAGAAGAACCACCAAGAGCTTTACCGAAAGTAGTACTGATAATATCAACTCGACCTTGCACCCCACAATGCTCGATAGTACCTCGCCCTGTCGGTCCTATATATCCGGTAGCATGTGAATCATCTACCATAACCAAGGCATCATATTTTTCAGCCAGATCACATATCTCCGGTAATTTGGCAATATCACCATCCATGGAAAATACTCCATCAGTCACAATGAGTCGGAATTTGCAGTTAGCTGATCGCTTCAGATCTTCTTCCAGTTCATTCATGTCGGAATGTTTATAACGAAATCTTTGTGCTTTACACAATCTCACGCCATCAATTATGGATGCATGATTGAGGGCATCTGAGATAATAGCGCTATCTTCTGCGAATAAGGGTTCAAAGAGACCACCGTTGGCATCGAAACAGGATGAGTAAAGGATAGTATCTTCCATACCGAGGTAGTTAGACATTTTTGCTTCCAGCTCTTTGTGGATCTTTTGCGTACCACAAATAAATCGCACTGAAGCCATACCATAGCCCCAGATCTCTAATGCTCTTTTAGCTTTTTTGATCACTTCCGGATGGTTTGCCAACCCCAGATAGTTATTGGAACAAAGATTTATTACCTTTTGACCATTAGCCAGCTCTATTTCAGGGCTTTGGGGAGTAACCAGAATACGTTCGGTTTTGTATGTACCTGTACCCATTATACTATCAAGCTGTTGTCTGATCTCTTTCGTAAATTTTTCTGACATCATAGGAAACTCTCTTATA from Candidatus Cloacimonadota bacterium includes the following:
- a CDS encoding OsmC family protein — encoded protein: MATTTFKATVKWLGDKTYCEGTSRGFKVGIDEPPQLGGDDKAMNPVEMLLNSLGGCMSICAAAFAKKFDVDLKGFHVDLEGDLDPEGFLGINQDVRPGYQVIRYKMHFDSPSPKENIEKLKKYIKQKCPVSDTLCGVQVKES
- a CDS encoding tetratricopeptide repeat protein, whose amino-acid sequence is MRSLVPDFILRKARDKHYRGSINGCVLRVTLRDCCDISQNKQPRSLFEESVIHETIHLILDPILEVIDKNGGFTTGMVGESITGIFPGKNGISAINAAISIRDLLQKINIQHPECEEKEVPAFIGLAFGQVSWQILPAKEQSLYWFSGPAMKKAVESQNLSIPNQILLDQSILSVLDDKKIKTKKIYDKFSTLISSDLPKVENKILRSCLSAKAFVPRYILDKDNIREFRNVICCIVNLKKPLEKQIQAIKDLSAKYDGYINNIEYSDKGWTGLIAFGISETNEDIAKQELDFINELITICKNNLRVGLTYGKVYAGIIGTENVSNYCILGIPVKIAYQSMVQAKWGEIRCGKNFFKKLRNRVAFEPLGPLLTEGYYKFTDNFLLLLRHDSLRDTQYQTDFIGRTRELDQLEKSCKPLWQNRYAGITYIFGEAGQGKTRIVHEFKKKVGEKAECFTLKTFADHQIALNPFANWIRQIFSSNITGSLSARRKDFREHWSKFRQKIIELPCAPETIKELDRIESIIAGIIGLDWKGSIYTKLDSKQRLSGKIFALKSLLEIFCLFKPVILVMEDLHWLDQESIEIIKVLSGKGTKTPFKFIITSRKLENGEYPHLQIDDETEAEKIYLKGLELNQVGSVMKSILQKDVSHDIVEHVYSISNGNPFIVEEITRYFHDADKLILLGDRYYQKDSLLDLPKRVKSFIQGRINRLEPQLKKTIQIASILGNEFSVELLCKIVASVAKQGNDLNESLIKEYVELGEKEYIWHVLSDNKYAFNHALLRDVIYQMLLKKEQKILNLLAAKILNDIYPGDQSISEKIAEHYEKANEREKAILYYTKAGYYEKEQYNIETSLENYHKALRLLKKVRKLDEIDESEILNSIGSVFFLKDNHDDALTYYKRALDIRKKNLGSHHPETATIHKNIGKAYLQKGELEKAFQSIELAHSIHNEVLGAKHPETTDSLYNLGAVYKEKGDFDKALNCFNEALSINEEIPGEHSIRISDNLNAIGVIYINKGDFDKALEYFQLAKKNNEQVLRKRHPKIAINLYNMGIAYYYKGNYQGAIEYFEMALSIWRDVLGERNSNTADCIICIASILSKTSQYKKSLNYLEQALSIIRETLGEDHPDTAYVLDRISAVHIRNGDYNNALIYSQKALSIDKKYHGDRHIKIADDLTNLGVIYANKAEFKKSLDCLEEALSINKEIFGVMHQRAAYCISLLGEVYQEQGDIETALKYHTKAISIRKKVLGDRHPDTADSITNLGVTLIHKGDYDRAMRYLEQSMSIYQEVIGDKGIKTAVILKSIGTIYLHKGEFDKSLQYLEQSLSILNDITDDNHPERANCLFEVGKVYYRQKKYDRALEFFTQALSIRTHILGKNHPDTIKAKTSLAKTYAKKRIKKKIGKVSRKGA
- a CDS encoding GNAT family N-acetyltransferase, with amino-acid sequence MSINLRKYRNKERFGDDYHQVCDFLVRINEGIVTKPNFLWGRWVWMISRPVDNEDQRNLIGLWEDNGVIVALATFELCFGEIHICIDNNYRFLLPEIIDYTEENLSAEGRSRIIISDNDRDLQRIAIVKGYLPSQDREPVSVLDMRTDLNYTLPDGFRIISMADGWDFYQYNRVMWRGFDHDGEPSQEREDIEWRETMLSSPHIIPELVLAVVEPNGNYASHCALWYIPGTNYAYVEPVATDHTYRKMGLGKAVVLEAIMRAGKLGAKEIYVYSDQQFYCNLGFYPVVSETWWEKRL
- a CDS encoding glycine C-acetyltransferase, with translation MMSEKFTKEIRQQLDSIMGTGTYKTERILVTPQSPEIELANGQKVINLCSNNYLGLANHPEVIKKAKRALEIWGYGMASVRFICGTQKIHKELEAKMSNYLGMEDTILYSSCFDANGGLFEPLFAEDSAIISDALNHASIIDGVRLCKAQRFRYKHSDMNELEEDLKRSANCKFRLIVTDGVFSMDGDIAKLPEICDLAEKYDALVMVDDSHATGYIGPTGRGTIEHCGVQGRVDIISTTFGKALGGSSGGCISGSRELIEFLRQRSRPYIFSNTIAPPIVATVIKIIDILTESNNFRAHLMTNAKYFRKGMIEAGFDIIHGDTAIVPVMIYNEPLAIQMADKLLQEGVYVIGFTYPVVPVGQARIRVQLSAAHSLYHLDRAIESFVKVGKELNVLK